From Paenibacillus sp. V4I7, the proteins below share one genomic window:
- a CDS encoding nuclease-related domain-containing protein — MNIFDGFALVLFLIGFVFLSVGILPKLRSFLNHYIQTNKEQKAAAERKKRQEIKVAQKEAANRAEEQVSFHLRYLDEKQYFVWNGVYVVHGGMRHEIDHLIVGSKGLIHVETKNYSGELRFTPNGIERTKKDSYGNLLKEDVIKDPNAQMLHHDILFQRLLNDNGLANVPILGVLCIANDRSTVAGKPQNFDVIKDAALISYIQDLPHYEGYSPDLHETLVRLIEKSIEERKDIAG, encoded by the coding sequence ATGAATATATTTGATGGGTTCGCGTTAGTACTATTTTTGATTGGTTTTGTTTTTCTATCAGTAGGTATACTGCCTAAACTCCGATCATTCTTAAATCACTATATACAAACAAACAAGGAACAGAAGGCTGCAGCTGAGAGGAAAAAAAGGCAAGAGATAAAGGTTGCTCAAAAAGAAGCTGCGAATCGAGCGGAAGAACAGGTCAGCTTCCATCTCAGGTATTTGGATGAAAAGCAATACTTCGTTTGGAATGGCGTTTATGTAGTACATGGAGGAATGCGACATGAGATTGATCATCTAATTGTTGGGTCCAAAGGTTTGATTCATGTTGAGACGAAAAATTACAGCGGGGAACTTCGATTTACACCCAACGGGATTGAACGAACAAAAAAAGATTCATACGGAAACCTACTTAAAGAAGATGTGATAAAAGATCCAAATGCACAAATGCTTCATCACGATATTTTATTTCAAAGATTGTTGAATGATAATGGATTAGCGAATGTCCCCATCCTAGGAGTGCTTTGTATCGCAAACGATCGGTCTACTGTCGCAGGGAAGCCGCAAAACTTTGATGTAATAAAAGATGCTGCCCTGATCTCATACATACAAGACCTACCGCATTACGAAGGTTACTCACCGGATCTTCATGAAACCTTGGTGAGGCTGATCGAAAAATCGATTGAGGAAAGAAAGGATATCGCAGGATGA
- a CDS encoding glucosaminidase domain-containing protein, producing MAAHNDQEESSAPSVGRKVLETGKDFAKSMAKKALKEIAKKLVKMLAKIIMKLIAKVIAGALIYLGVPALIIGLLVIIVGGGIIYASISFGWLSDDDNGQLAQKLRNQYESAVVRTTDLPEYRPPTLVVQSIDNIRITINNLENTDIDPNPIASALKPDLTYQKFTNTTTTVTRHTETVTIDDGDGESHTEEREYTTTSTSEEIVKLLVKAHAWNRIEIITYHQETTTESSGDTTVTKTFWVRDAQGCSMPSTSTGSASGGTVNGQPSGKSHPLFILYGPAATEEERKSGIPAAITLAQLVQESGWQPSELASKYYNFFGIKAQNGDGWTGPVVSYQTKEQDKYGNEYTINANFRVYANATEGFHGHSKFLLDNGRYKPVLSQKNPYSFANGLQAAGYATDVNYSYNLRSLIHEYNLTQYDLDKGIDSATGQPYEDVGYSGPIGDTTGGLSPGCGTPDFTKFDAILKKLNFGTDDAAMAMLSINENDPGHSLISSYNGFYQDAFKMLNASGSYGGGGSSGGSIADAPVIPGSNTWIFPTLTKAILGSPYGWRYDDTKGKEALHKGQDISRTPDDRNNNVSYPIYAVEDGVIEGAGDRNDGYGYSVLINHGNGIRTRYSHMVAGSLQVKAGDQVKKGKSLGIMGQTGLSNGVHLHFEVLVGESNTPVNPIGYLHK from the coding sequence ATGGCGGCACACAACGATCAAGAAGAGTCCTCGGCGCCTTCCGTAGGCAGAAAAGTGCTAGAGACCGGTAAAGACTTTGCCAAATCGATGGCAAAGAAGGCACTAAAGGAAATCGCAAAAAAACTTGTTAAGATGTTAGCAAAAATAATCATGAAGCTTATTGCAAAGGTAATTGCCGGTGCCCTAATATATTTGGGTGTTCCCGCTCTTATCATAGGGCTGCTTGTTATCATCGTAGGTGGGGGCATCATATATGCCTCAATCTCGTTTGGATGGCTAAGTGATGATGATAACGGTCAACTCGCACAGAAACTAAGAAATCAGTATGAGTCGGCCGTCGTAAGAACAACTGATTTACCAGAGTATCGCCCACCAACGCTTGTTGTTCAATCGATCGATAATATTCGAATTACTATAAATAATTTAGAAAATACTGATATAGACCCTAATCCCATTGCTTCAGCTTTGAAGCCTGATCTTACATATCAAAAATTTACAAATACCACCACAACCGTGACAAGACATACGGAGACGGTGACTATTGATGATGGAGATGGTGAATCTCATACTGAAGAGCGTGAATACACAACAACATCGACAAGTGAGGAAATCGTTAAACTTTTGGTCAAGGCGCATGCCTGGAATCGAATAGAGATCATAACCTATCATCAAGAGACTACTACAGAATCTTCAGGTGACACAACGGTCACCAAAACATTTTGGGTAAGAGACGCACAAGGATGCTCTATGCCTTCAACATCAACTGGTTCGGCAAGCGGTGGAACGGTAAACGGACAACCATCAGGCAAGTCACATCCCCTTTTTATCCTTTATGGTCCCGCTGCTACAGAGGAGGAGAGAAAAAGCGGTATTCCTGCTGCCATCACTTTGGCTCAACTGGTTCAAGAAAGTGGCTGGCAACCCAGTGAGTTAGCATCAAAATATTACAATTTCTTCGGGATTAAAGCACAAAATGGAGATGGTTGGACAGGGCCCGTTGTGTCATATCAAACAAAGGAACAGGATAAATACGGAAACGAATATACCATCAATGCAAATTTCCGAGTCTATGCAAATGCAACGGAAGGGTTCCATGGACATTCTAAGTTTTTGCTCGACAATGGCAGATATAAGCCAGTACTATCTCAAAAAAATCCGTATTCTTTTGCGAATGGGTTACAAGCGGCAGGTTATGCAACCGATGTAAATTACTCTTATAATCTTAGGTCATTGATTCACGAATATAACTTAACCCAGTACGATCTCGATAAAGGTATTGATTCAGCAACAGGTCAGCCCTACGAAGATGTAGGCTATTCGGGACCGATCGGTGATACTACAGGTGGACTTTCGCCCGGATGTGGAACTCCTGACTTTACGAAATTCGATGCGATTCTCAAGAAACTTAACTTCGGTACTGATGATGCAGCAATGGCCATGTTATCGATCAATGAAAATGATCCTGGTCATTCACTTATAAGTAGCTACAACGGTTTTTATCAGGATGCCTTTAAAATGTTAAATGCAAGTGGCAGTTACGGCGGCGGTGGTTCTTCCGGTGGATCAATAGCAGATGCACCTGTTATTCCAGGCAGTAACACTTGGATCTTCCCAACGCTCACCAAAGCTATTCTTGGAAGCCCTTATGGCTGGCGTTACGATGATACGAAAGGGAAGGAAGCATTGCACAAAGGGCAAGATATTTCTCGAACCCCCGATGATCGGAATAACAATGTAAGCTACCCTATTTATGCCGTTGAAGATGGAGTAATTGAAGGTGCAGGTGACCGCAATGACGGTTATGGTTATAGTGTTCTTATTAACCATGGGAATGGCATACGTACCCGTTATAGCCATATGGTAGCGGGATCCCTCCAAGTAAAGGCCGGTGATCAAGTGAAAAAAGGAAAATCGCTCGGTATAATGGGGCAAACAGGTCTTTCTAATGGTGTCCATCTACATTTTGAGGTTTTAGTTGGAGAAAGCAATACGCCAGTGAATCCCATTGGCTACTTACACAAATAA